In one window of Desulfarculaceae bacterium DNA:
- a CDS encoding tetratricopeptide repeat protein has protein sequence MPKYLAGPLLLMLLSALLAAGCGGKKAAPVEEPAASAQSAASEAVAQAPQPEPVCLYLFWTRDPSRIGEVQDRVARGERFPPAAKAVSEEGLKGASRLNATCMAPAELDPELLTQVDRLSVGQVSPPFDYAQGQALAMRTTDRYWREGKELFAQKKYAEAAAALKKHLELHPDSATVWQALSECLGAQGEDQAALEALDKALAISPESPSLLNGRATLLIRLGRGQEAVADYRKALELAPASPLLMHNLAWALLHEKENLDLAMELMGQALKMEPDNGHFWDTLGRIQKARGDYGDAVVSLYRANHLGVRQEGNRQDLAEALLELPPEAVARLAGRKGGLPPFKIPAPAPAPKAALPAPAPNPLGAPSAPPGQEPLLRTWRSATPAPAPAKTPEAAAPAVAPAEPLLSEPLTPLWTAPPPSAAPAPEAAPPPAPPEQTVGPEEGRPEAAAPAPPEPEQPPAAREQAQPGQEQPPAQEQPPAQEQAPAQEQAATQDDDGPPPPLWDSEEYQGRLEPVGEDVLLFGQLEAMETASPEDQEEDEPLAPAEAAAPTAAPPDRPKPLPLAAAPAPARQGPAVTAVLRKPRPAPEAPAPAPAVREKLPAPVPAIPGYYILVGSFRSPELASKEMKRWRRLNQAVWMEWRTVPKRGDWVRVMLGPYQKKSDARHEAELLRERKLIRSYSVLDKLE, from the coding sequence ATGCCCAAGTACCTGGCGGGACCGCTCCTGTTGATGCTCCTGTCCGCGCTGCTGGCGGCGGGCTGCGGCGGCAAAAAGGCCGCGCCGGTGGAGGAGCCCGCCGCCTCCGCCCAATCCGCCGCGTCCGAGGCCGTGGCCCAGGCCCCCCAGCCCGAGCCGGTGTGCCTCTACCTTTTCTGGACCCGCGACCCCTCGCGCATCGGCGAGGTGCAAGACCGCGTGGCCCGGGGCGAGCGTTTCCCCCCGGCGGCCAAGGCGGTGTCCGAGGAAGGGCTCAAGGGCGCCTCGCGGCTCAACGCCACCTGCATGGCCCCGGCCGAGCTGGACCCCGAGCTGCTGACCCAGGTGGATCGCCTGAGCGTGGGCCAGGTGTCGCCGCCCTTTGACTACGCCCAGGGCCAGGCCCTGGCCATGCGCACCACGGACCGCTACTGGCGCGAAGGCAAGGAGCTGTTCGCCCAGAAGAAATACGCCGAGGCGGCGGCGGCGCTCAAGAAGCACCTGGAGCTGCACCCCGACTCGGCCACGGTGTGGCAGGCCCTGTCCGAATGCCTGGGCGCCCAGGGCGAGGACCAGGCCGCCCTGGAGGCCCTGGACAAGGCCCTGGCCATATCGCCGGAAAGCCCCTCCCTGCTCAACGGCCGCGCCACCCTGCTCATCCGCCTGGGGCGCGGCCAGGAGGCGGTGGCCGACTACCGCAAGGCCCTGGAGCTGGCCCCGGCCAGCCCCCTGCTCATGCACAACCTGGCCTGGGCCCTGCTGCACGAGAAGGAAAACCTGGACCTGGCCATGGAGCTTATGGGCCAGGCGCTCAAGATGGAGCCGGACAACGGCCACTTCTGGGACACCCTGGGGCGCATCCAAAAGGCGCGGGGAGATTACGGCGACGCGGTGGTGAGCCTCTACCGGGCCAACCATTTGGGGGTGCGCCAGGAGGGCAACCGCCAGGACCTGGCCGAGGCCCTTTTGGAGCTTCCCCCCGAGGCGGTGGCCCGCCTGGCCGGGCGCAAGGGCGGCCTGCCTCCCTTCAAAATCCCGGCCCCCGCGCCCGCGCCCAAGGCGGCCCTCCCGGCCCCGGCCCCCAACCCCCTGGGCGCGCCCAGCGCCCCGCCGGGCCAGGAGCCCCTGCTGCGCACCTGGCGCTCCGCCACGCCGGCCCCCGCCCCAGCCAAGACCCCGGAGGCCGCCGCGCCCGCCGTGGCCCCGGCCGAGCCGCTCCTGAGCGAGCCCCTGACGCCCCTCTGGACCGCGCCGCCGCCATCCGCGGCCCCGGCCCCGGAAGCCGCCCCGCCGCCAGCGCCCCCGGAGCAAACCGTAGGCCCCGAGGAAGGACGGCCCGAGGCCGCTGCTCCCGCGCCCCCGGAACCTGAACAGCCCCCGGCCGCGCGGGAGCAGGCCCAGCCCGGCCAAGAGCAGCCTCCGGCCCAGGAGCAGCCTCCGGCCCAGGAGCAGGCCCCGGCTCAGGAGCAGGCCGCTACCCAGGACGACGATGGGCCGCCTCCGCCCCTGTGGGACAGCGAGGAGTACCAAGGCCGTTTGGAGCCGGTGGGCGAGGACGTGCTGCTCTTCGGCCAGCTGGAGGCCATGGAGACCGCCAGCCCCGAGGACCAGGAGGAGGACGAGCCCCTGGCCCCGGCCGAAGCCGCCGCCCCCACTGCCGCCCCTCCGGACCGGCCCAAGCCCCTTCCGCTCGCCGCCGCCCCGGCCCCGGCCCGGCAGGGCCCGGCGGTGACCGCCGTTTTGCGCAAGCCCCGCCCCGCGCCCGAAGCCCCGGCTCCGGCTCCGGCCGTCCGCGAAAAGCTGCCCGCCCCGGTCCCGGCCATCCCGGGCTACTACATCCTGGTGGGCTCCTTCCGTTCGCCGGAGCTGGCCAGCAAGGAGATGAAGCGCTGGCGGCGGCTGAACCAGGCGGTGTGGATGGAGTGGCGCACCGTGCCCAAGCGGGGCGACTGGGTGCGGGTGATGCTGGGTCCCTACCAGAAAAAGTCCGACGCCCGCCACGAGGCCGAACTCCTCCGAGAGCGCAAGCTCATCCGGAGCTACAGCGTGTTGGACAAGCTGGAATAA
- a CDS encoding rhodanese-like domain-containing protein, which yields MRKAIIKATGLLGLALAALAVMGLSAPPASAKVIAAKKCLKCHGELKEMPNVVAGDFQSRSNKAKSISVMVAPGKNVILKFTPQTTVTNVPSIKKLKKPIPVQVSYVKQGSDLVATAIVAKPKIKVPDKQIIGVKELAALVAKGPKKGGYTLVDSRPPIRYNEGHIPGAVMMPFPKMPEMMGKLPKDKNALVIFYCQGFR from the coding sequence ATGCGAAAGGCGATTATTAAGGCCACCGGCCTGCTGGGCCTGGCCCTGGCCGCCCTGGCGGTCATGGGCCTGAGCGCCCCGCCGGCCTCGGCCAAGGTCATTGCGGCCAAAAAGTGCCTTAAATGCCACGGCGAGCTCAAGGAGATGCCCAACGTGGTGGCCGGCGACTTCCAGAGCCGTTCCAACAAGGCCAAGTCCATCTCGGTCATGGTGGCCCCGGGCAAGAACGTCATCCTCAAGTTCACCCCCCAGACCACGGTAACCAACGTCCCCAGCATCAAGAAGCTCAAGAAGCCCATTCCGGTGCAGGTGAGCTACGTGAAGCAGGGCTCGGACCTGGTGGCCACGGCCATCGTGGCCAAGCCCAAGATCAAGGTGCCCGACAAGCAGATCATCGGGGTGAAGGAACTGGCCGCGCTGGTGGCCAAAGGCCCCAAGAAGGGCGGCTACACCCTGGTCGACTCGCGCCCGCCCATCCGCTACAACGAGGGCCACATCCCCGGCGCGGTCATGATGCCCTTCCCCAAGATGCCCGAGATGATGGGCAAGCTGCCCAAGGACAAGAACGCCCTGGTCATCTTCTATTGCCAAGGCTTCAGATGA